The following coding sequences lie in one Carassius carassius chromosome 1, fCarCar2.1, whole genome shotgun sequence genomic window:
- the LOC132148238 gene encoding coilin-like isoform X5 produces MHCSGMATSSLNSVRVRLYFDYPPPATPECRMCWLLVNLNKCRVVADLSSIIKEKFGYSRRTILDLYIEDCYLPPTESIYIVRDNDSIRVKASSAVYINGEEVYQNPEAQNSKTKKRGREDETQINEGLSKKKKHEDAQINGSAPAEDEKKKKKKEVEESATKHATLQKKTQTQSSTKNNRKGIPAVLTSDKKTYAKTRQPMSSSSDSSEDESHYKTPPPKPKPKQNGAAKKSQKESTSSSDDTEKSKSNVSVQWLLVTPKLSSTTSKLPLQTPQRRESSTDSSSSSSSPSQARTIAKKSEVATLPSSATAQSVSSSVSNKPQDKAESSDSEASEIDLVIKKPNLQGMGLNIVGLSPGVSEAANRDRGNTRGQERGRGRGASRGSGRGGFGRAKGTPWKQDFHFNYENGERQKKNDSLTNESFIVQNPPEIAPRRDYTALPLLAAPPAVGQKIAFKLLELTENYTPEVSDYKLTERWDSLLEPRLIVENVG; encoded by the exons ATGCACTGCTCGGGCATGGCCACCTCCAGTCTCAATTCTGTCAGGGTTAGATTATACTTTGATTATCCTCCTCCCGCGACACCTGAGTGTCGGATGTGTTGGTTGCTGGTGAACTTAAACAAATGCCGAGTTGTCGCAGATCTTTCCAGCATCATAAAGGAAAAGTTTGGCTACAGCCGTAGGACTATTTTAGACTTGTATATAGAGGATTGCTACCTGCCTCCCACAGAAAGTATTTATATTGTACGTGATAATGATAGCATAAG GGTGAAGGCATCCAGTGCTGTTTACATCAATGGAGAAGAAGTTTACCAGAACCCTGAAGCTCAAAACTCAAAGACCAAGAAAAGAGGAAGAGAGGATGAAACGCAGATCAACGaaggtttaagtaaaaaaaagaaacatgaagATGCACAAATCAATGGCTCTGCACCAGCAGAggatgagaagaagaaaaagaagaaagaggtAGAAGAGTCAGCCACCAAACATGCCACCCTTCAAAAGAAGACTCAAACCCAGTCTTCTACTAAAAACAACAGGAAAGGCATTCCTGCTGTCCTTACGAGTGACAAAAAAACGTATGCCAAGACTCGGCAACCAATGTCAAGTTCTTCGGACAGCAGTGAGGATGAGTCTCACTATAAAACCCCTCCACCAAAACCTAAACCCAAGCAGAATGGCGCTGCCAAAAAGTCACAGAAAGAAAGCACATCTTCTTCGGATGACACCGAGAAATCCAAAAGCAATGTTTCTGTACAGTGGCTTCTGGTTACACCTAAACTATCTAGCACAACCTCAAAACTTCCACTACAGACTCCACAACGCAGAGAGAGCTCCACAGATTCCTCTTCCTCATCGTCATCACCCAGCCAAGCCAGAACCATAGCGAAGAAATCAGAAGTAGCAACTCTGCCCTCCTCAGCTACAGCTCAGTCAGTCTCGTCTTCTGTGTCTAATAAGCCTCAGGATAAGGCAGAGAGCTCAGACTCTGAGGCCAGTGAAATAGATCTGGTGATTAAGAAACCAAACCTTCAAGGAATGGGATTGAACATTGTTGGGTTGAGCCCTGGTGTTAGTGAAGCAGCAAACAGAGACCGAGGAAACACAAGAGGTCAGGAGAGAGGCAGAGGTCGAGGAGCAAGCCGAGGCAGTGGGAGAGGAGGTTTTGGTAGGGCCAAGGGAACACCGTGGAAACAAGACTTTCATTTCAATTATGAAAATGGCGAGCGGCAGAAAAAGAACGATTCTCTAACTAATGAAAGTTTTATTGTGCAG AATCCACCTGAAATAGCTCCCAGACGGGACTACACTGCTTTACCCTTGCTGGCAGCTCCCCCTGCAGTGGGCCAAAAAATCGCCTTTAAG
- the LOC132148238 gene encoding coilin-like isoform X4 has product MHCSGMATSSLNSVRVRLYFDYPPPATPECRMCWLLVNLNKCRVVADLSSIIKEKFGYSRRTILDLYIEDCYLPPTESIYIVRDNDSIRVKASSAVYINGEEVYQNPEAQNSKTKKRGREDETQINEGLSKKKKHEDAQINGSAPAEDEKKKKKKEVEESATKHATLQKKTQTQSSTKNNRKGIPAVLTSDKKTYAKTRQPMSSSSDSSEDESHYKTPPPKPKPKQNGAAKKSQKESTSSSDDTEKSKSNVSVQWLLVTPKLSSTTSKLPLQTPQRRESSTDSSSSSSSPSQARTIAKKSEVATLPSSATAQSVSSSVSNKPQDKAESSDSEASEIDLVIKKPNLQGMGLNIVGLSPGVSEAANRDRGNTRGQERGRGRGASRGSGRGGFGRAKGTPWKQDFHFNYENGERQKKNDSLTNESFIVQNPPEIAPRRDYTALPLLAAPPAVGQKIAFKLLELTENYTPEVSDYKLQLNRASLTWYIRTLMDLREWSMLSHMDHS; this is encoded by the exons ATGCACTGCTCGGGCATGGCCACCTCCAGTCTCAATTCTGTCAGGGTTAGATTATACTTTGATTATCCTCCTCCCGCGACACCTGAGTGTCGGATGTGTTGGTTGCTGGTGAACTTAAACAAATGCCGAGTTGTCGCAGATCTTTCCAGCATCATAAAGGAAAAGTTTGGCTACAGCCGTAGGACTATTTTAGACTTGTATATAGAGGATTGCTACCTGCCTCCCACAGAAAGTATTTATATTGTACGTGATAATGATAGCATAAG GGTGAAGGCATCCAGTGCTGTTTACATCAATGGAGAAGAAGTTTACCAGAACCCTGAAGCTCAAAACTCAAAGACCAAGAAAAGAGGAAGAGAGGATGAAACGCAGATCAACGaaggtttaagtaaaaaaaagaaacatgaagATGCACAAATCAATGGCTCTGCACCAGCAGAggatgagaagaagaaaaagaagaaagaggtAGAAGAGTCAGCCACCAAACATGCCACCCTTCAAAAGAAGACTCAAACCCAGTCTTCTACTAAAAACAACAGGAAAGGCATTCCTGCTGTCCTTACGAGTGACAAAAAAACGTATGCCAAGACTCGGCAACCAATGTCAAGTTCTTCGGACAGCAGTGAGGATGAGTCTCACTATAAAACCCCTCCACCAAAACCTAAACCCAAGCAGAATGGCGCTGCCAAAAAGTCACAGAAAGAAAGCACATCTTCTTCGGATGACACCGAGAAATCCAAAAGCAATGTTTCTGTACAGTGGCTTCTGGTTACACCTAAACTATCTAGCACAACCTCAAAACTTCCACTACAGACTCCACAACGCAGAGAGAGCTCCACAGATTCCTCTTCCTCATCGTCATCACCCAGCCAAGCCAGAACCATAGCGAAGAAATCAGAAGTAGCAACTCTGCCCTCCTCAGCTACAGCTCAGTCAGTCTCGTCTTCTGTGTCTAATAAGCCTCAGGATAAGGCAGAGAGCTCAGACTCTGAGGCCAGTGAAATAGATCTGGTGATTAAGAAACCAAACCTTCAAGGAATGGGATTGAACATTGTTGGGTTGAGCCCTGGTGTTAGTGAAGCAGCAAACAGAGACCGAGGAAACACAAGAGGTCAGGAGAGAGGCAGAGGTCGAGGAGCAAGCCGAGGCAGTGGGAGAGGAGGTTTTGGTAGGGCCAAGGGAACACCGTGGAAACAAGACTTTCATTTCAATTATGAAAATGGCGAGCGGCAGAAAAAGAACGATTCTCTAACTAATGAAAGTTTTATTGTGCAG AATCCACCTGAAATAGCTCCCAGACGGGACTACACTGCTTTACCCTTGCTGGCAGCTCCCCCTGCAGTGGGCCAAAAAATCGCCTTTAAG
- the LOC132148238 gene encoding coilin-like isoform X6, with protein sequence MHCSGMATSSLNSVRVRLYFDYPPPATPECRMCWLLVNLNKCRVVADLSSIIKEKFGYSRRTILDLYIEDCYLPPTESIYIVRDNDSIRVKASSAVYINGEEVYQNPEAQNSKTKKRGREDETQINEGLSKKKKHEDAQINGSAPAEDEKKKKKKEVEESATKHATLQKKTQTQSSTKNNRKGIPAVLTSDKKTYAKTRQPMSSSSDSSEDESHYKTPPPKPKPKQNGAAKKSQKESTSSSDDTEKSKSNVSVQWLLVTPKLSSTTSKLPLQTPQRRESSTDSSSSSSSPSQARTIAKKSEVATLPSSATAQSVSSSVSNKPQDKAESSDSEASEIDLVIKKPNLQGMGLNIVGLSPGVSEAANRDRGNTRGQERGRGRGASRGSGRGGFGRAKGTPWKQDFHFNYENGERQKKNDSLTNESFIVQNPPEIAPRRDYTALPLLAAPPAVGQKKLLELTENYTPEVSDYKLTERWDSLLEPRLIVENVG encoded by the exons ATGCACTGCTCGGGCATGGCCACCTCCAGTCTCAATTCTGTCAGGGTTAGATTATACTTTGATTATCCTCCTCCCGCGACACCTGAGTGTCGGATGTGTTGGTTGCTGGTGAACTTAAACAAATGCCGAGTTGTCGCAGATCTTTCCAGCATCATAAAGGAAAAGTTTGGCTACAGCCGTAGGACTATTTTAGACTTGTATATAGAGGATTGCTACCTGCCTCCCACAGAAAGTATTTATATTGTACGTGATAATGATAGCATAAG GGTGAAGGCATCCAGTGCTGTTTACATCAATGGAGAAGAAGTTTACCAGAACCCTGAAGCTCAAAACTCAAAGACCAAGAAAAGAGGAAGAGAGGATGAAACGCAGATCAACGaaggtttaagtaaaaaaaagaaacatgaagATGCACAAATCAATGGCTCTGCACCAGCAGAggatgagaagaagaaaaagaagaaagaggtAGAAGAGTCAGCCACCAAACATGCCACCCTTCAAAAGAAGACTCAAACCCAGTCTTCTACTAAAAACAACAGGAAAGGCATTCCTGCTGTCCTTACGAGTGACAAAAAAACGTATGCCAAGACTCGGCAACCAATGTCAAGTTCTTCGGACAGCAGTGAGGATGAGTCTCACTATAAAACCCCTCCACCAAAACCTAAACCCAAGCAGAATGGCGCTGCCAAAAAGTCACAGAAAGAAAGCACATCTTCTTCGGATGACACCGAGAAATCCAAAAGCAATGTTTCTGTACAGTGGCTTCTGGTTACACCTAAACTATCTAGCACAACCTCAAAACTTCCACTACAGACTCCACAACGCAGAGAGAGCTCCACAGATTCCTCTTCCTCATCGTCATCACCCAGCCAAGCCAGAACCATAGCGAAGAAATCAGAAGTAGCAACTCTGCCCTCCTCAGCTACAGCTCAGTCAGTCTCGTCTTCTGTGTCTAATAAGCCTCAGGATAAGGCAGAGAGCTCAGACTCTGAGGCCAGTGAAATAGATCTGGTGATTAAGAAACCAAACCTTCAAGGAATGGGATTGAACATTGTTGGGTTGAGCCCTGGTGTTAGTGAAGCAGCAAACAGAGACCGAGGAAACACAAGAGGTCAGGAGAGAGGCAGAGGTCGAGGAGCAAGCCGAGGCAGTGGGAGAGGAGGTTTTGGTAGGGCCAAGGGAACACCGTGGAAACAAGACTTTCATTTCAATTATGAAAATGGCGAGCGGCAGAAAAAGAACGATTCTCTAACTAATGAAAGTTTTATTGTGCAG AATCCACCTGAAATAGCTCCCAGACGGGACTACACTGCTTTACCCTTGCTGGCAGCTCCCCCTGCAGTGGGCCAAAAAA
- the LOC132148309 gene encoding retinoid-inducible serine carboxypeptidase-like, giving the protein MIMARSWMDMLAVLLLAVSFYKGSCVPVETKESWGYVDVREGAHMFWWLYYGNSSSASYKDLPLVMWLQGGPGGSSCGFGNFEEIGPLDRDLKPRETSWVCAASVLFVDNPVGTGYSYTDTEDALTKDVAMVASDMMVLLKSFFSQQTEFQSIPFYIFSESYGGKMAAAISLELTKAVQAGSIKCNFAGVALGDSWISPVDSVMTWGPYLYSTSLLDDNGLDEVTNAAKAVLEAVRQGQYQKATDLWSITENVVEQNTNGVNFYNILTQNSDEMVKTSSDQTNGFLSSLKRRHIRPLHRQSLSELMNGPIRQKLGDIPKNVTWGGQAEAVFESMAGDFMKPVVDIVDQLLSAGVNVTIYNGQLDLIVDTMGQELWVKQLKWDGLQYFNKMKWTALEDPQTQSQTGAFYKTYKNFAFYWILKAGHMIPSDQGPMALRMLKMVTQHE; this is encoded by the exons ATGATAATGGCGCGCTCGTGGATGGACATGCTGGCTGTGCTGCTGCTTGCTGTGAGCTTTTACAAAG GAAGTTGTGTTCCAGTTGAAACCAAAGAGTCATGGGGATATGTGGATGTCCGTGAGGGAGCTCATATGTTCTGGTGGCTCTATTACGGCAATAGCTCCAGTGCCAGTTATAAAGATCTACCTCTGGTTATGTGGCTTCAG GGAGGTCCTGGCGGATCTAGCTGTGGTTTTGGCAATTTTGAGGAAATTGGACCTCTTGACAGAGACCTTAAGCCGAGAGAAACCTCTTGG GTGTGTGCTGCCAGTGTGTTATTTGTGGATAACCCAGTGGGCACAGGATACAGTTACACAGACACTGAAGATGCCCTCACCAAGGACGTTGCAATGGTTGCATCAGACATGATGGTCCTCCTCAAGAGCTTTTTCTCTCAACAGACAGAGtttcaa AGTATTCCCTTCTACATATTTTCTGAGTCTTATGGaggcaaaatggcagcagctatTTCCCTCGAACTCACAAAG GCTGTTCAAGCTGGTTCAATCAAATGCAACTTTGCTGGGGTGGCTTTGGGAGATTCCTGGATCTCTCCTGTAG ATTCAGTCATGACATGGGGTCCTTATCTTTACAGCACA TCTCTGTTGGATGACAATGGACTGGACGAGGTGACTAATGCAGCAAAGGCAGTGCTGGAGGCAGTGAGACAGGGCCAGTACCAAAAAGCCACAGACTTGTGGTCCATCACTGAGAATGTAGTGGAACAA AACACAAATGGTGTGAACTTCTATAACATCCTCACACAAAACTCAGATGAGATGGTGAAGACCAGTTCAGATCAAACCAATGGATTCCTCT CCTCGCTGAAGCGTCGCCACATTCGCCCTTTGCACCGTCAGTCCCTTTCAGAGTTGATGAATGGGCCAATCAGACAGAAGCTTGGTGACATACCAAAGAATGTCACATGGGGAG GACAAGCTGAAGCAGTGTTTGAAAGCATGGCAGGAGATTTCATGAAGCCTGTGGTGGACATTGTAGATCAGCTTTTGTCTGCTGGAGTCAATGTTACCATCTACAATGGCCAGCTGGATCTCATAGTGGACACAATGG GTCAGGAGTTGTGGGTGAAACAGCTGAAATGGGATGGACTCCAATACTTCAACAAAATGAAATGGACGGCACTGGAGGACCCACAAACACAGAGCCAAACTGGAGCTTTCTATAAGACCTACAAGAACTTTGCCTTCTACTGGATCCTCAAAGCTGGGCATATG ATCCCATCTGACCAGGGGCCAATGGCTCTGCGGATGTTGAAGATGGTGACTCAGCACGAGTGA